The segment TAAAACACGACATGATGATTTAGTATTTGGAGTAGCAACTTAAAGAAATGCGATAGAAACTGAAATACGATAATTTAACGAGCTAAATGCGCTAAAGCAAAATGGATTGTAGAAATCTTCGTATTATCACAACCAAATTGAGCGATTAGCACAATTAAAAGTTCTTCGTTAAGCGGAGGATTTTTGGATTGCGTCGCATCCTCCTCCGGAAAATTAAGAGACCATAAATAATACAAGTGATTTTGCGTAGCAAATCTTTTCGCATATGTGCACGACGTAAGGGCCCCCTGGTGGAATTTAGATTGACTTCCACTGCGGCTTGTGGGGGCCCCCCCTTTTGTGTCAGGGACCCCCTCTAGGAACCCACAGCGCTTTGCTTTGTTCCTCATCTACCGAGGCTTTCACTTGCGTGCATATATACGCCACGCTCACGCCTGCCGGAATCACggctgaaatattattaattatagagtAAACATCCgcaatatatatgttgataCATTTCGTAATAAACAATCTCTTTccatttgtttaaaattttatatatataactttcattaatctatatcataaaactaataatgctattttattttcataaattgtgCTGCAATAAATCGATGATATATATTCGAGATAAAAATTGGagaaaaaactaaaagatattgtgaaataatcaaatatgagaacacatgtttattaaattaatctgcTCTATAATGCATGCCATTGAAATGAtagcaaaatatgtataaactgCGGACATTTCTCTTAtgcataaaaacaaaattaaaagtacGATTTTTGCTTACCAGAAATATAGTGCTTATATTCTGCTTCTATCTTAAGGGCATGCTCAAACATTTCCTTTGCGGCTTTTGTACTGATTTTGTCGCTCGGATATCTGGAATCTTTTACCTCTTTAATTTGTGTTCTATCCTtgaattttatcaacaaaacgATAGGATAAATTTGATGTCTGTGAAGCCTCTCGATGGAAGCCATCGATACATCCAAAATACAGTGTGTATTCtacaacaaatatatagattgcacattattaaacaatactactatttaataaaataatattattaattactctattttttactattattatcaattaaatactatacaatataaagaaattattatttattttcaacaataataCAACACTAGTGATGAgcgatctttttctttcaaaaatcgattttttaaaatctttctccgatttttgtataaatcgaTCCTTTCAATAGAGAATCAATTTTCGTTGATATGCTTAGGGCCACTTCGACTAAATTCCGATTAATtcgttttccttttctctccaAGGACAGAAATCCAtaggaaagaaaaggaaaacgaATTAATCGGAGCTTGATCGAAGTGACTCTTATTCATCAATGCCTCTTGTCACGCGgtaattttcttctattttttgagAACCGATCTGTCAAATACACTTAAAAGAATACTAAAAAATggcagtaaataaaaaaagaaattaaaaaattagtaaaaaaaaaaaaaaaatgaaaaattttttagtctATGGTTACAACAACACTTTCTTTGTTTTTGTCAACTTTTAATTGACAACAattgaaagtaaaaaagaaaattgaccATGCATGactttctaaattattgtgatgaaaaatgtttccactatcatttttaaaacatactttatatgtaaatatacatataatcatttttatatgtgctgccaattaattttagatttagtagatttattagatttataaagtaAGAAGAAACATGAATGCTCATTATAcgcgtttttaaaaaatcgatttttaagaaattaagtCTTTTAGTTTGATTCTTTtagtaaaatcaattttacttaTTCCGATTCAAAATTGATTcaaaaatcaatctttttctaaaagatCGCTACTCCCATCACTAAcccacgcacacacacatatttgcatattttaccTTCTCGCATATATCTTTAACGGCTTGTACAGTTGTGCATTCAAAGTAGCTGCCTTTTTTCCTGTAATCTATGTAGAGCGAATCGCGCAAGCCTTGCTCCAAAGTCGACTGCGAGCAATGCATTGCTTCCGCTAGACATCTAGTAAACTGTCCTGGATAATCCTGCAGAAGTTTCGTTACTACGCATTCGCTAAGAGGACCGATTATCAGCACAGGTCTCAAGGTAGGatctgttattaataataaatcattattacatGTGTATAAAAGATATACTTCATAAACaatgtcataaaattattacccTAATCgttatgattaaattaataatacgtaCAATCGAGTCTCTCCACACGTTGATAACTCGCCGGAAGAGTATCTTCGTTCAACGTTCCACTATCGCTGTACCATCCCAAGTTGACTCCGGTGAGATGCGACGATATTTCCTTGGTGCTGTCTCTACTACTGGCCGAACGTGGTTGCTGCTTCTTCCGTCGGAAGAAGCTTCTCCTTGCACTCGTATTGCTACGTTTGCCAGCATCCTGTTCTAAGTCGCCCAGAGAGCGTCGTAAGAGCAGCTCTTCTTCTActctgcataataataataataataaattatgtatacgtGGTATCTCTCACTTTAAATTGCgtatcgattaaaataaattattatccataatatatattattttctcttttctctttaaatattgtatacaatgttgattttatgaaaatataacttaCTTAAATTTGCTAGGGATTATCCCACAAGTTTGTCTACGGCCGGTCTGATCGACTATCCAAGCACGCCAATGGCCTGGCGTGCCGTTAAACATAGTGTTATCCACATATAGAATGTCATCCTTGCTGAAACGCAGTTGCAGACTGTCGCCCACCTCAGCGGTTCGATCGAACAACGCCTTCACGTAGAAACTATCGCCCGGTTTGTCCTTCACCTCGTTATACCGTTCGGGCATGTACTGGGCGATCAGGGTCACCTTATCCGCCGGTCGAGCTAACTCGAGGGCGGCTTGCTCAGCGGTCGCCTGTCTCAAATCCACGCCGTTATATTCCAGGATTCGATCGCCGGCAAATAGGCCGGCTCCTTCGGCAAGACAACCCGGTTGAACGGAATGCACAAAGATACCAACGCCATTTCCGCCCACCAGAGATATACCGAGATTCGAGCATTTCCTGGTTTCGATCTGCAGATATCTAGGCTCGCCAGTCGGCGGTGGTGGTTTCCGGTTCAACTCCTCCTGCGTGGGACTTCTCATCGCGGTTTGCCGCTGCAATTGCGCACGGCTCAAACGATCCAGCGTGGCAGCGCTGCGTAGTTCCGGCTTGCGAATGTTGATGTCCAGCGACGCGGATGGTCGCATCTCGCGCTGTCGCTCTTGCGTGCTCCTCACGTCCAACGAGGCGGACGGCCGCATGTCCCGCTCGACACGTAGTGAGCTCATGACGGGTGCGGCGGTAGTgacggcggtggcggtggcggcggctgACGTAGTGGTGATGGTAATGGTAGTAGTGTCGCGCTCCGGTTCCACAGGCTCCAACGTTTCCATCGTGCTCTTTCGCGGCGCTTCCGGACTGTTACACGGTGTCGGTGAACCACTGTGACTTCTGGCCGCGGCTCCGTCGCCAGCTTCCGACGAGCTCGAGGATGAACCCGCCTCTAATTCGGTGTATTCTTGCAAAGAAAAATGCCGGTTATATGAAACACAAATCCCATATTGAAAGCTGAGCAGAAAAATATCctgaaaaatttcaatgtttttataatcgaaatatatatatatatatatatatatatatatatatatatgactacAAAGGAAATTGAGAAAGTGCGCGCAATCATGCCGTTAACGTAAAACATGCTAGAGATTCTGAAGTACGCCTTTCAGCGAAGATTGTACTATTTGCTTTGGTGCACAAAAGACAATACTCACTGTCCGGACTATACTGCACCAGCATTGTAATCGAGTTACCGCACTGACGTAGAACATTGGCAGCCAGCTGATAGGTCGCGCTCCGCATGTTGATGCCGCAAACCTCTAGCAACTGATCGCCAATCTGTAGACCAACCTGCGCTGCCAAGCTGTGCTCATGCACGGTGGACACGAACACACCGCCACTATTCAGACATGAGATTTGGATGCCCAGCGGTTCCACGGACTTGTCTATGTGCACTCTGCGCAATTCCCCAGGTGCCGGACGCGATTGCGAGTAACAGTAATCCGGCATACTGGCGCGCTTATGCTGATTGCTTCCTCTCACGGTGCCACCGCTGCTTTCGGTCCCACTGGTGCTGCCAGCGCCAGGGCTCAACACTTCTACGTGGAATGTCGGCATCGGACTGCCTCGCTCTGACGTTCTCTCTATGCTACCGGTGGACAATTTGCCGACACTGCTCTTGGATGTAACGCTGGTGTTGGACGGTATGCGAATCCGCTGATCTTCCTTTCGACCTGGCAGGGTGCCGCCTTCGTATGCGTGTCCATAAGTGGACGTGTCGCAGGGTATACCGAGCGTCAGTGCGCGCGACTTGTGATAGTGCAGATCTACGGAGGGAGTGTGCAGATGGCCAAAGGTGGCCACCGGGGTCACTGTGGTCTGCGAACCTGGTCCGGGACTGTACGGGGGCTCGAAACAGTAGGTACGTGCGTCAGGCAAGCCTATCGATTCGCCGGACTGCGCGGACGGCAGCGACGGCGGCGATGGATAACGCGAGGGTAAGGAGTGATTCTGGTGCTGCGTAGAATGCGGATGGGAGTGCGAAGACGTGACGTACGGATGATGCGAGGGAAACGGAAAGTTACCGGGTTGCCGAGACGCCGGGCCGCTGGTGGTCGATGCGGCGGACGTAGACGAGCCGCCGATACCCGACGAATAAAGCTGCGAGTGCACGCGATTGTGCTGCAGCGTGTCCGTCGTCATTTGCGTGTCGCTGCTGCTGCCACCGACGCCGCTTGTATACTTCTGCGGCCGTTTGGTCGCAAAGAACAAGTCGAGATCGCGGCTGACGCCGCCGGACTTGACCGAGAAGTCGATGCTGGTCTCGGACGGCGCCAGCCCGGAACCGAGTCGTCCAGTCTCCGAGGCGCTGCTCTCGAATTCCGTCGACGGTGGCTTCTTGCTGCCGCCGTCGAGCGGGATGTCCTTGAACTGCACCGCCGGAGTGAACGACGGGGATGACGACTTCTGATTAAAGAGCTGCTGTCCGGTCTTGGTGAAGGTCGGTAGCGGCGTCTCCACTGCTTTGTAAACGGTATGACGATTATTGACATTGGAAAAGTTGGTGAGGGAAATGGGATTGGAAAtacgattataattataattatcgtaTTTCGGTAAGAATGCACTGAGGGGGAAACGTTCTTTCGATTTGCGTGGGTGCAATATAGTACCGGTCCCATTTTGTATGAGGGGCACGCCACGCGCCTTCGGCCACGTGCCGCCGTTCTTCTCGACCTTCTCTGTGTTGCGTCGCTTGCTGCGTTTCAGTACGCCGTTGTTACTGTTGCTCGCCTTCTTGTGATAGCTGTCGATCACCGAGTCGAGTTCTGCTATCGCATCCTGCTCCTGCTCGAACGTGTTCGGACTAGAATTGCGGTGGCTCTTCTTCTTGTTGTTGTCATCGCGCTCCTTACTGTGCTTGCGTCCCCGTACTATGTCAATCTTCTCCCGGAAGTTGTCCCAAGCGTTGCTGATGCCGCTCGACTTTTCGCCGCTCACAGATTTTGCGGCTTTATAAACATTTCGGTCGGCGAAATTCGTCGACAGATATCGCCTCTCGTAGTCGTCCGACGAAGCTTTCAACATCATTCTCTCCTGCTCGGTTTGCGAGCAGCTGTTTACCATTTTTTGCTTCTCCACAAAACCATCTATCGTGACTGTTTCCGAGCTGGCGGCAGACGCTATCGAAATACCCTTTAATGTCGTGATCGTTAACACATCTACGGTATCATCGTTTAAGATTGCCATCGCTTCGTGCGCCGTAGTAACAGTATCCATCGGTTTactattaatctaaaaataaatttttaaatctagtGTAAATTAGATGTCACAGTTTTAGACATAATGTATGCGTGCAAAacatgtatagaatattatatattccatCATAGAAtccatttctttctcttttttaaacaaagataaatcattcaatttaaatcctattgattttaattaatctcttttaatctaagaaataaaaaaatagagtatttatatatgctaaGACATTGAGAtctatcttattatattatatatgaatttgtatcgataaattaatttatcgatacaaattcatatataatataataagatagcTTTATAACAAACTTCTATGTAACTTACGTTTAATACTCTATCTCCTACGGCAAGGTTTCCATCCTTGGCGGCTAAACTGCCAGGCGATATCTTCGAGATGTAAATTCCGAGTTCCAGAGTGATGCCATGTGGCACTGTGCCGATTGACAACTGCGTGGTTCTCAATGGTCGCCTGGTCATCCGGCGTCGTTTCACGATCAGGGTTGCCGGATTCACGGTAGACGAACGCAAAGTTTCCAGGATCACACGCGTCGACACGGATGTGCAGTCGACGTTGTTCACACGCACGATGCAATCGTTTAGCCGTAGCTTACCGTCGAAAGCGCTACCCTGCGCCACTTGTGCGACATAAACACCGGTGTCATTTGGATAGTACGGATTATCGCGGCCGCCGACGAGAATTAATCCCAGATCGTCGCGATCTGAATCTAAGCAAATTCTACCGGGCTCCACGTGGATCGGAATCATCTCCCAATCGTTGCTCTCATCGATCTGCGCCAACTGGCTGGTTCGCAACGCATGATCACTGAACTCGATCTTTTCCTTCAAATCCTTCAACTCCTTTGACGCCTCGTTTCGTTGCTTTTTGATGTCATCGGAGTCGCGCAGAGCGCCAGCCAGTTCGGAAACGGCGCGATCGCGTTCCTTTCGCAATCTGTCGCACAAACTTCTTATGCCTTCTCGCTCCAACACTATCTTGTCGCGTTCACTGAAAGCCCagtctcttcttcttttcgaTACTTCGGCTTCTTGAATGGCCTCCTCGAGCTCCACCTGTAGCGTATCCACGGTTTTTCTGAGTTTATCCAACTCCAGGTTGGCCTGCTCCAGATTGTCCATGCGCTGCTTATCCCGTGTCGCGTAATCCCTCGGGTTTGTCTCCTTTTCGGCTTCTTTGTTAACGCTATCGCGTTCGCGACTGAGCGAGTTCAACTCCAAACGATGCTTGTAGTCTCTGCTGGCACCTTCGCTGGTGTATTCGCCGAATTTCTGTTGCAACTCATTGCACAGCTTCAGAGCCTCGTCCCTGTCTTGCAAAGCGGACGAGATCTCTCTCTTTAACGTCTCCATTTGATAAGACAACGTTTTCTTCTGCAAATAAATCGGCGTCGATGTAATTGTGTAAAAGATATGTcgcattcatttttttataaataatacaagtcttcgattttttctaaaaaaatcttattcaaatttctttcataatcCACGGAAATAAGATTTTCCTAGTTTTACTAATTtcggaaaataaatatgcgtAGTAATGCAAGGAttcgtttctttttatctttgatttaGGGGACCCAAAATTACCGACAGAACatgaattacagatttttaaaatctcttttttggcTACAAGGATTGACGCGGGggctaataatttcatataaaaatgataaaaaattaaaagatgacagtTACatcataacaatatttatttaatataaaaagttttacagTATGTTTGTGCAAGAGATATAGCGTCTGCGTTTGGAATAACATAACAgaatattagtaaacttttGTAAATGACTTTAGAAgcctagtaaaaaagattttcaaaatctgtaaaaaattactctcgTGCATCTGTGAATGTGCAAGATTGAAACACAAACTCACGTCAGACGTCATTTCAAacagttcacaaatatttcttcatgCAATTTCTAGCAGAAACCTAccttattttgtgtatataaattgtaaaacttttatattaagcaaatatattgtcatgttagattaaattttaatcgataatataaaacagcTTTTGGATCCCCTTAAGCATAAATACTCAATTTCTACAATGAATCACATAAAAGTTACGTGAACGAGTTTTGTGAcaagtgattaaaaaaatgattatagaattataaatttgttttaaactcGTGTTTCGCAATCGTTCGCGATAAAGTGGGAGAGAATTAAGCTAAACGCTTCAATAATACCAAAAAAGTGCATCAAGTAGTCGAACTGTtcgaaaaaagattaaagCTGATTAAGGTTAATATGAAGCTATCTTTTCccatatgaaagaaaaaagaatcggaaaaagaaatatatgaaagtttTACTAATTAGAAATCtaataattcgtaaaaattctaataattctaaaaagaaataaaaaatgtatacgatTTTCTATAAACATTCCTAGAAgggatatataaatagtaagagaaaaataatattttcattacttCATCCATGAGCTGCTTGTTCTGCGTTTCCAGATGCGTGACTTTAGAATACGCTTGCGTGAGATCGTCGCCCAACTTCTCGATCTCCTTGTGCACTGTGTCTCGTTCTCCCATAATTAAACTGTATTCCTGCAGAGCGGCGTTTCGTTCCTCGGTAAGTCGTTTCATATCCTTGCTGGCTTTCATGCGCAGCACCATCGCCTGGTTGATCTCCTTCACCGCTTCCTCGTGCTGCTGCTGCACCTTGGCAAGCGCTTCGCGATACtcgtttctttctcttaatGCAATGTCCCACTGACGGATCGCGGCGGTACACTGTTGTTTCAGACCGTTGCGCTCACGGGTCGCGCTGTTACGCTCTTCCAAGACGGTGTCGTATTGTTTCTTGAGCCTCTTACCTTCCTCTTGCGATAACTCTAACTGCATTTATCACacatacaatttttcataaatttttatgtcagAGTAAAATGTGAGATAACGTGACATAAATTGGATATACttgttacaattaaaataacgcTATCGGATGATGTTATATACTTGCCTTATTAACTGTAGAGGAATGCGACGCAATCAAATCGTCGTATCGCTTCCTGAGAGAATCGTATTCGTCCTTAACAGCTTCGTATTTTCGTAACGCAGATAGATAATGTTGATTCATAGCATCATTGCCGGCGGCATCGGAGACGAGAACATCCTGGTTCTGTATGCGCTGCAATTCCGACAGTTCCTTTTGTAAAGTCTGCACCTCCCGGTCCAGTCGTTGCTTGTCATTTGCAAGATCACTATATTTCGCCCGTAACGCGGAGCTCTCTTGAGATGTAGCTTCCAATTGATTCATGACTGCTATATGTTGCCCGCGATAATACTCCAATTCCTTCATAGTATGCTCACACCtgcattttgtatattttttttttaattcacttGAATTGCATTTATCCTAAAAGCAAAGTTTCAAGCGTatgtgagaaaaatatgaaaaatgtgcatttcaatgtaaaaaaaaaaatatatatatatatatatgtacactaaaataaaaaatgagatgTAGAGAAAGGGATACAGCAGCAGAGAGCGAGACAAAAGGTGTGAAACAAAATCAAAACAAACCGTCTTATGGTATCGGAGTGCTTATGTCTAAGTAGCTGAAGCTGACGCATCGCCTGATCACA is part of the Anoplolepis gracilipes chromosome 2, ASM4749672v1, whole genome shotgun sequence genome and harbors:
- the Dlg5 gene encoding disks large homolog 5 isoform X5; translation: MASGASSLDSAGSSDGALNMEGDSGSYGSVGSPVGGPECRSAEFDGLQAQCDQAMRQLQLLRHKHSDTIRRCEHTMKELEYYRGQHIAVMNQLEATSQESSALRAKYSDLANDKQRLDREVQTLQKELSELQRIQNQDVLVSDAAGNDAMNQHYLSALRKYEAVKDEYDSLRKRYDDLIASHSSTVNKLELSQEEGKRLKKQYDTVLEERNSATRERNGLKQQCTAAIRQWDIALRERNEYREALAKVQQQHEEAVKEINQAMVLRMKASKDMKRLTEERNAALQEYSLIMGERDTVHKEIEKLGDDLTQAYSKVTHLETQNKQLMDEKKTLSYQMETLKREISSALQDRDEALKLCNELQQKFGEYTSEGASRDYKHRLELNSLSRERDSVNKEAEKETNPRDYATRDKQRMDNLEQANLELDKLRKTVDTLQVELEEAIQEAEVSKRRRDWAFSERDKIVLEREGIRSLCDRLRKERDRAVSELAGALRDSDDIKKQRNEASKELKDLKEKIEFSDHALRTSQLAQIDESNDWEMIPIHVEPGRICLDSDRDDLGLILVGGRDNPYYPNDTGVYVAQVAQGSAFDGKLRLNDCIVRVNNVDCTSVSTRVILETLRSSTVNPATLIVKRRRMTRRPLRTTQLSIGTVPHGITLELGIYISKISPGSLAAKDGNLAVGDRVLNINSKPMDTVTTAHEAMAILNDDTVDVLTITTLKGISIASAASSETVTIDGFVEKQKMVNSCSQTEQERMMLKASSDDYERRYLSTNFADRNVYKAAKSVSGEKSSGISNAWDNFREKIDIVRGRKHSKERDDNNKKKSHRNSSPNTFEQEQDAIAELDSVIDSYHKKASNSNNGVLKRSKRRNTEKVEKNGGTWPKARGVPLIQNGTAVETPLPTFTKTGQQLFNQKSSSPSFTPAVQFKDIPLDGGSKKPPSTEFESSASETGRLGSGLAPSETSIDFSVKSGGVSRDLDLFFATKRPQKYTSGVGGSSSDTQMTTDTLQHNRVHSQLYSSGIGGSSTSAASTTSGPASRQPGNFPFPSHHPYVTSSHSHPHSTQHQNHSLPSRYPSPPSLPSAQSGESIGLPDARTYCFEPPYSPGPGSQTTVTPVATFGHLHTPSVDLHYHKSRALTLGIPCDTSTYGHAYEGGTLPGRKEDQRIRIPSNTSVTSKSSVGKLSTGSIERTSERGSPMPTFHVEVLSPGAGSTSGTESSGGTVRGSNQHKRASMPDYCYSQSRPAPGELRRVHIDKSVEPLGIQISCLNSGGVFVSTVHEHSLAAQVGLQIGDQLLEVCGINMRSATYQLAANVLRQCGNSITMLVQYSPDKYTELEAGSSSSSSEAGDGAAARSHSGSPTPCNSPEAPRKSTMETLEPVEPERDTTTITITTTSAAATATAVTTAAPVMSSLRVERDMRPSASLDVRSTQERQREMRPSASLDINIRKPELRSAATLDRLSRAQLQRQTAMRSPTQEELNRKPPPPTGEPRYLQIETRKCSNLGISLVGGNGVGIFVHSVQPGCLAEGAGLFAGDRILEYNGVDLRQATAEQAALELARPADKVTLIAQYMPERYNEVKDKPGDSFYVKALFDRTAEVGDSLQLRFSKDDILYVDNTMFNGTPGHWRAWIVDQTGRRQTCGIIPSKFKVEEELLLRRSLGDLEQDAGKRSNTSARRSFFRRKKQQPRSASSRDSTKEISSHLTGVNLGWYSDSGTLNEDTLPASYQRVERLDYPTLRPVLIIGPLSECVVTKLLQDYPGQFTRCLAEAMHCSQSTLEQGLRDSLYIDYRKKGSYFECTTVQAVKDICEKNTHCILDVSMASIERLHRHQIYPIVLLIKFKDRTQIKEVKDSRYPSDKISTKAAKEMFEHALKIEAEYKHYISAVIPAGVSVAYICTQVKASVDEEQSKALWVPRGGP
- the Dlg5 gene encoding uncharacterized protein Dlg5 isoform X8, which translates into the protein MASGASSLDSAGSSDGALNMEGDSGSYGSVGSPVGGPECRSAEFDGLQAQCDQAMRQLQLLRHKHSDTIRRCEHTMKELEYYRGQHIAVMNQLEATSQESSALRAKYSDLANDKQRLDREVQTLQKELSELQRIQNQDVLVSDAAGNDAMNQHYLSALRKYEAVKDEYDSLRKRYDDLIASHSSTVNKLELSQEEGKRLKKQYDTVLEERNSATRERNGLKQQCTAAIRQWDIALRERNEYREALAKVQQQHEEAVKEINQAMVLRMKASKDMKRLTEERNAALQEYSLIMGERDTVHKEIEKLGDDLTQAYSKVTHLETQNKQLMDEKKTLSYQMETLKREISSALQDRDEALKLCNELQQKFGEYTSEGASRDYKHRLELNSLSRERDSVNKEAEKETNPRDYATRDKQRMDNLEQANLELDKLRKTVDTLQVELEEAIQEAEVSKRRRDWAFSERDKIVLEREGIRSLCDRLRKERDRAVSELAGALRDSDDIKKQRNEASKELKDLKEKIEFSDHALRTSQLAQIDESNDWEMIPIHVEPGRICLDSDRDDLGLILVGGRDNPYYPNDTGVYVAQVAQGSAFDGKLRLNDCIVRVNNVDCTSVSTRVILETLRSSTVNPATLIVKRRRMTRRPLRTTQLSIGTVPHGITLELGIYISKISPGSLAAKDGNLAVGDRVLNINSKPMDTVTTAHEAMAILNDDTVDVLTITTLKGISIASAASSETVTIDGFVEKQKMVNSCSQTEQERMMLKASSDDYERRYLSTNFADRNVYKAAKSVSGEKSSGISNAWDNFREKIDIVRGRKHSKERDDNNKKKSHRNSSPNTFEQEQDAIAELDSVIDSYHKKASNSNNGVLKRSKRRNTEKVEKNGGTWPKARGVPLIQNGTGTILHPRKSKERFPLSAFLPKYDNYNYNRISNPISLTNFSNVNNRHTVYKAVETPLPTFTKTGQQLFNQKSSSPSFTPAVQFKDIPLDGGSKKPPSTEFESSASETGRLGSGLAPSETSIDFSVKSGGVSRDLDLFFATKRPQKYTSGVGGSSSDTQMTTDTLQHNRVHSQLYSSGIGGSSTSAASTTSGPASRQPEYTELEAGSSSSSSEAGDGAAARSHSGSPTPCNSPEAPRKSTMETLEPVEPERDTTTITITTTSAAATATAVTTAAPVMSSLRVERDMRPSASLDVRSTQERQREMRPSASLDINIRKPELRSAATLDRLSRAQLQRQTAMRSPTQEELNRKPPPPTGEPRYLQIETRKCSNLGISLVGGNGVGIFVHSVQPGCLAEGAGLFAGDRILEYNGVDLRQATAEQAALELARPADKVTLIAQYMPERYNEVKDKPGDSFYVKALFDRTAEVGDSLQLRFSKDDILYVDNTMFNGTPGHWRAWIVDQTGRRQTCGIIPSKFKVEEELLLRRSLGDLEQDAGKRSNTSARRSFFRRKKQQPRSASSRDSTKEISSHLTGVNLGWYSDSGTLNEDTLPASYQRVERLDYPTLRPVLIIGPLSECVVTKLLQDYPGQFTRCLAEAMHCSQSTLEQGLRDSLYIDYRKKGSYFECTTVQAVKDICEKNTHCILDVSMASIERLHRHQIYPIVLLIKFKDRTQIKEVKDSRYPSDKISTKAAKEMFEHALKIEAEYKHYISAVIPAGVSVAYICTQVKASVDEEQSKALWVPRGGP